AGCGCCGGCGGCGTCAATAGCgatcagcggcagcagcacgaagcccagcagcaggccacccaacagcagcagcacttgcagcagctgcactaccagcagcagcaacagcaggagcaggccTCCGCCTCCGGACAAGCCTACTCGTCGCAGATCATTACCGTGAATAACCTAGTCGGTAGCTATGCGACGGCGGCCCAGAACCTTTCGCCCACCTCACCCAATGAATCAAACATGGTGCAATCGGTCTACAGTCAGGGACCCACGCCCACCCAATCCCCCGTGCACGCGGGAGTTGGTGGAGCCAGTGCTGCTGGCGGAGGAGCGGGCAATGCCACTGCTGGAAACGGTGGAGCCACTGGAGCGGCCAACCAGGTGGTAAAGCGCAAGAGATCAGTGAATCCGCAGGGAGACGAGAACTTTATCCGAGCCCTGGAGGCGGTACGCACGGGAGGTATCGGATTCTGCAAGGCAGCACGACTTTACGGAGTGAACAACAGGACACTGTGGTTGGAATACAAAAAGCGGGGCTATCCGGTATCACGGCCCAGCATTAAAGCGCGCGTGGTTAAACAGGAGCCGAATCTGTCACCGTCGCCCACGCCCTCAACCAATCAGGGTGATGATAACACCAACGAAACGCTTGGCATGCAGATACCACCACAGGCGGAGACCCCGACGCCTTCGCTCATGtgcaccccgcaccacgctGGCCTGGGAAGCGGAGCTGGAAGTCTGCCGGCCGGAGGAAACTCGCACCCAGCGATCGGGGTGATGAGCCTGTTCGATCCGCGATACATGGATTCGCCTAGCAATGTCCACTCGATGACGCGACAGCGGTATATCGAAGCCACCGGTGGCGGAGCAGGCGCGGGAACGGGCGCAGGCACCGGCACCATCAACGTTAATCCGACCACCGCCATGAATCTACAGAGTATTAACTTCAACTCAATATAGAATACGATTTCGAGCCAGGCGGGGACGGCCACTCTGCTGCAGGCAGCCGCCGTGATGGCCGCCAGCGAGCCAGCGGAATCCCTGAGCATATCAGCCATGCCCGTCTCCGTTCCAATGGGCATGGCCCACAGTTTCCTCATCAACAACTTTGTGACGGTGGCTGCACCGCCGGTGGCTACGGTGACTAACACGGGCCTGCAGTACTTGGACAAATCGTAGGTCTAGTTTCGGACACAGAGCCCCCAAAACGATCGATACAGGTATTAGAGCAACGGCAGCAATCTAGTGTATATAGCGGACCCGCTTGTACGGCAAAGTGGCAATATGATACGATATGTCGGCCGAGGATGGAGCACAAGTGGAATCGGATCGGATTCCTGCGCTAAGCAGAGCTAAGCGAATCAGGAGGATCGCATGAAAAGGGGGAAAGGAGCGAAGCGAATTAAGAAAGCAGGCAAGCCGGCCGCACTTGTAATAATTACATAGAACCTAATTCCTTAAGCTAAACGTTTTGAACCCTACATTTTTACGATTGTTAACTAAGAAATCGGTAGTGCAGATCttcgatatatatatatatatatagctatattACGTGTAAAAGAATAATGTAATTGTacataaattatacaattttattagtGTTAATCGCGAACATAAAATGATTTGTAAGCAATTGCAGCTAAAAAGTGGTGCTGTGTGCCAGCAGCTGATCAAACCTTGCGGAACCCGTTCCATAATCCACTTTCTGTAATGCAAGCAAGCAATGGACTAAACCAAAAATTCTATTTGTAATCGTAATGCTAAACATTAAGGACGAAATGAGATTTATTGGCAGTTTCTGGCAACAAAATTCCCCACATCCTGCGGTTTGCTAGGCTCTGGCGCATCAGAAATAAGTTTTCTTCTTCGTTTCGAAAGAGATTTCATTTCTGCACTTGTGTTACAATAGCAAATATCAGTATGTAGGACCTCCCCGTGAGCATTATATTTAGCTTCCCTATCAATGTGAGAACATTTTCTGTGTACAGTGACGCAAATCCACTCAATTTGACGCATAGGCGTAATCGTTAGCGACTCCCAACTCCATGCCGAATAAGATCGAATGTCAAGAGCATAGACTAAGCTACTAGATCGGCGGAGGAGCATGTAAGCGAACCGGATATGTATGATAAATATGTACCAatcaatatatatgtatatatatttatatttgtgaATGTATCAACagaattttttcattttcttctgAGTTACTCAAGGTTGCGCTGGCACATGGTTTTACGGTGATCGACTCTaggttatatatatatttccaaatcCGACAACAACATATCTAAGGGGGGGTTTTTCAGGGGGACTCGTTTACTTCGGCACTTGTTTTTATCCGATTTCTTTGTACATAGacaatgtacatacaaatggCGATGCGACGACATCGGTGACGGACTACAAGAAACAGATACGCAAACAAACGAAACTTAAAGATAACTCGTAACCACCCAAAATCCTAAACGGAGACTGCAGCTAAAGGCAAATAGGAAACCAAAACAGAAACGAAGACGGAAAGCGGAGATACAATTCCGGTTTTGAATAACGATTACGAATAGTGTGTTTTTTAAACGATTCATATAATTATTGTACTAATAGAGAACTTTTTATATTGTGTCAAGGCATACTAAGAACTAAGCGTGATTTGTTAGAAGTCATAGAGTAACGTAAACTTTGATAATGGACTTTTATTACACTCACCCACACGCATGATATACCACGAAGGATCCCCACGATCCCAAGCCAACCCGATCCAGACCACAGAAACACGAAACCCCGGAAACATGCAAAACCGAACAAccaaacagaacagaacacgGATGAAACAACGCGAAAATAGCCGAAACAATAAGCAAATATTACTAACTCTGTTTCCTACAATTGCAAAGTACCAATAACTACGCTAGTTATGtgtgttaaatatatatataaattatttaaatcagCGTAAGTGCATAAAGAACCGATTGTATTATAAGTTGCATGTACCATACCAAGTAATGCGCGCCCCAAACGAATATCGCGATGGAACGAACATTCTAGACTGTAGTCGATGTGCAAGAAACGAATAAACTTTCAAAACTACAACATACTCCACCTGCTCCCCTGGCTTCAATTCGCTTTTCCCATTCAGAAAGACACGGTTGCAGATTGGATAACTTGTAACATACTTACAATTGATTCGAAAATGGTGccaaaatatatgaaatatttatatttcatcaTGAACCTAAAGCGACCGTGTCCTGACTTTCTAAACCAGCTCAAAAACTAATCCTCTGAACCGCTTTCCTTGCAGAACCCAGTCCGGCGCATGCTCCTCATCCGCCACATCCTCCTTTGGCggccgccagcagcagcagcggtggcagcggcagcttcGAGCGCTCCTTCAGCATCGGAGGCGTGGGATCCGGCGAATGTGATCCAGACGGCACCCCCAGTTCGCCCGCCGTGATGGGCACCAAACGCAACAGGGTGCTCACCCGCCAGCCGAGGGTGAAGCGGGACAGCGACAGCATTTCGTCCACGAATCAGATATCCCCGGATACGGCTGCCACGACGCTCGACTTTGATCCATTTAATGCTGCGGGTGCCACGAGTGCCACGGCCAGAGATTACTCTACCACGGGCTCGCATCATCTGCACCACCAGCCAACTgtgcaccaccatcatcacctGCTAACCGTTCCACCGCGGATCGAGCGCCATGCCTCTGAACCGGCGCCCAGTTTGGGCCCCTCCACGCCGCACCTGCTCAGCGTGCCGTCCAGCACTCCCTATCTCATCAAGCAGCACTCGGATCCGCTGTTGCCTCGCCAGTCCGCGCTGCACATGGCCGGATCCGGTTCTGGATCCAGTACCGCGATGGCAACTGGCAGCAATCCGTTTGCCCCGCTGCACCGCCAATACTCGCATCCGTTGTCGGGTTCAAATGCCAGCTATGTCACTCCGGCGCCGCTTCACCATCCGCACCACATCTCACTGCCCGAGTCCATCTACGCCTCGGGGTCCCCCCCGCCGGCCGGCTCTTCGCAATACCTGGTGCCCACGCGCGTCTTGGCCTGTCCAGTGGTTTCTAGTGAAAcagcggccacgcccacaaatgcCAGTCCCGGCTCTTCGTCGACAGTGTCGGCGGCCGTGTCTGTGGTTACCTCGCCGAATTCGGGGCTCCAGAACAGCGCCAGTAGGCATCCGTTGTCGCCCACGTTCTCCATTGGCTCGGATGTGGCACACGAGCGAAGGTCTCCGCACTCGCCCTCTATCAGCAGATCGCACGTCGTGGAGCGGGCAGTGAAGAATGCAGCAGAGGCCGCTAACGGAGGTGGTTCGAGGCTGCGGACTTCCAAGTCTGCCTCGGGCTCCATCAGTGGCACCCATCTGCATCCCGGCCAGGCCACCATGAGCAGTTCGTTTGAGCATTTGCCAACGCTGCGTGTCAAGAACGAGGAACTGCAGCGATCGGTGTCTTCACCCCAGGTAAGTTGGATATGTACCCAATCTAAGGATCACTCACTTACAtacctttttattttgcagaCCCAACGGGAGATCATCACTCTCGAGAATCCGCGTTCTAGTCATTGTCCGGTCATTCGACCGGGTCCGGCGCTGGGCTGCAACTTCTGTTGGAACACCATCGATGGGCATGGACGCATTTTGCGCCGCAAAACGAAATACCATTGCCCGGAGTGCCAGACGAATTTGTGCATTGTGCCCTGCTTCCAGGAGTATCACGAGCGGCTCAACAACGAGGCGGCCGCTGCATCCAGTGGAGCGACAGCGGGCGATAATCAAGCGAGCAGCAGCACGACGGGATCGGGGAGCAACAGCAGTGGCAAGGCGTCGCCGTACGTCTCCTCTGCCGGCAGTAGCAGCAGTGGAGCGGGTGCAGCTCGTCATTATACCAAGACGGAATCGATATAATCTGGAGCTGTCGTGGTCAAGCCcgtatatttgtatttgtgacAGGACGGCCGCCGAGAGGATGACCTCCACTAGACTAGAAGCCACGCATTGCTCGGCCTTCTTTCTGGAACATGGTCCAAAACACGGTCGTCTGtcgaatttgtttttttgtcaGCAGGATGCGCGAAAAACGCGCGCTCACGACCTGCAccaaaattttcatttgttgtcCCAGTCCAACTGTGCATCCGGCCCGGAGTCCGGGCACATGGACGGACTGCTGGAGAGGGCGCCATGTGGCGCCggagatttgttttttgagCCGTGCCCAGATGCACGCAGCCATTGTAAAGTaacgaaaacattttggaCCACTCCGCTGGAATGAATGCGGGGTGAATACTTTTTAAATCGCTAAATGTAATACTATGTTTACGTGTGTGTACCaatgtactatatatatatatatatgtacgtgtaTGTTcttgtacaaaaaaaaaccgaacgaaaaatctaacaaaaaataaaacgttgACGACGgtgcagccaggcagccaggtgTATCAAACTTCTGAAGCTCGAATTACGATTAGGTTTTCACCAAGTACAACTATCACTACCCCAATCCGCTCCGGCTTAAACTTAAGTACGTCCTTGCACCTCTACTTTCGCCGGGCACCGCTGCGCAGGCGCACGAATTGTCAAGAGGCCCACACTTGTTTTACTTAACGTTTTATATCTATGTATGTTGTGCACATGGCCTTTAAGGAGGTAAACAAGACGGATATCAATAAATACTTGTGACCCTCTGGTTTGATACGCATTGTGTTTTTATGTGGAAATAGTTTTAGAAAAACTGCAACGAGCCAAGGAAGCTGAACAACTAAGTCGAGTGACTCTTTTACGTTTTACACATCTCACAGTGATCTCGTTTTATTGATCTAATTACCATTTAACAAACCGACTCCGGATTACTTCTTGGCTGGCGCCTGTGGCGGAACGACCTCGGCGGGGGGATTAGCGTTGCGGAAGTTGGGGAACTGTTCCCAAGGCGCCGACAAGTCAAACTTCCTGAACTCCTGGGCCAACTCCAAGGGCTCACAGACGACGCGCTTTTTCTCATCATCGTAGCGCAGCTCGACGTAGCCGGACAGCGGGAAGTCGCGGCGCTGGGGATGTCCCTCAAATCCGTAATCGGTCAGGATGCGGCGCAAGTCGGGATGGTTGGCAAAGAACACACCGTACATGTCCCAGATCTCACGCTCGTACCAGTTGGCCGCCTTGTGAACCTCGCAGGCGGAGTCCAGGGGAGTCAGCTCATCGGTGTAGGTCTTGACGCGGACTCGCGAATTATAGCGCAGCGAGAGCAGATTGTAGACCACCTCAAATCGGTTCTTGCGGCAGGGCACATCCACGCCAGCAATGTCGACGAGGTTGGTGAACTGCGCCTGATGGTGATCCTTAAGGAACTGCAGCACTGGCACCACACCCTCTGGGGCAATAAGCACCTCCAACTCATCGCCGGCGGTCAGCTGCACCTTCTGCACGTACTTGGGCAGGCACTCGGCCACATAGCGCCCGAAATCGG
This genomic interval from Drosophila teissieri strain GT53w chromosome 3L, Prin_Dtei_1.1, whole genome shotgun sequence contains the following:
- the LOC122618557 gene encoding broad-complex core protein isoforms 1/2/3/4/5 isoform X1, with product MSVQQFCLRWNNHQPNFISVCSSLLHNGTLVDVTLAAEGRQLQAHKIVLSACSSYFQALFTTNPCQHPIVILKDVQYDDLKTMVDFMYYGEVNVSQEQLPHILKTAEMLKIKGLAEMPTDPANLTKSDSKSSTDGTELVGGAGVGTGAGNSAGSLGAASGSSVGDSLWSSSEAQQFQQQQQQQAQQQAQQQHHHHQQQQQLQQQQQQAQQQQQQQQHHHHHHQQQQGGQAQAAQTHHHQMRRTPSPLSAGTSPATRRKRLRKSSNNGSGDRNNVEEQHNSSLDAGSGAGNAGLSLAQMNQMTFGAGGGLAGHSLHAAKLLKESASAELDQQPQDSDLDDGHGHLHMQIKPEVDIGGVNQTMPLDISGGTTPSEHDAPNSQSSHSEPSPAHAPHPPHPPLAAASSSSGGSGSFERSFSIGGVGSGECDPDGTPSSPAVMGTKRNRVLTRQPRVKRDSDSISSTNQISPDTAATTLDFDPFNAAGATSATARDYSTTGSHHLHHQPTVHHHHHLLTVPPRIERHASEPAPSLGPSTPHLLSVPSSTPYLIKQHSDPLLPRQSALHMAGSGSGSSTAMATGSNPFAPLHRQYSHPLSGSNASYVTPAPLHHPHHISLPESIYASGSPPPAGSSQYLVPTRVLACPVVSSETAATPTNASPGSSSTVSAAVSVVTSPNSGLQNSASRHPLSPTFSIGSDVAHERRSPHSPSISRSHVVERAVKNAAEAANGGGSRLRTSKSASGSISGTHLHPGQATMSSSFEHLPTLRVKNEELQRSVSSPQTQREIITLENPRSSHCPVIRPGPALGCNFCWNTIDGHGRILRRKTKYHCPECQTNLCIVPCFQEYHERLNNEAAAASSGATAGDNQASSSTTGSGSNSSGKASPYVSSAGSSSSGAGAARHYTKTESI
- the LOC122618558 gene encoding NADH dehydrogenase [ubiquinone] iron-sulfur protein 3, mitochondrial; protein product: MAALIRNLGARAAVAALSAKHVVPAAGSAALRMASTAPVEPKKADKPTVRQPDAVARSHLSDFGRYVAECLPKYVQKVQLTAGDELEVLIAPEGVVPVLQFLKDHHQAQFTNLVDIAGVDVPCRKNRFEVVYNLLSLRYNSRVRVKTYTDELTPLDSACEVHKAANWYEREIWDMYGVFFANHPDLRRILTDYGFEGHPQRRDFPLSGYVELRYDDEKKRVVCEPLELAQEFRKFDLSAPWEQFPNFRNANPPAEVVPPQAPAKK